From the genome of Chloroflexaceae bacterium:
TTCACGCCTCCATAGTGCGCCGAGTGGATGCCGGGCGCTCCGTGCAGGGCGGCCACTTCCAGCCCGCTATCGTCGGCCAGGGTGGGTAAGCCGCTCAGGGCCATATAGCCCTGGGCCTTGAGGATCGCGTTGGCAGCGAACGTCTCGCCCGTCTCGGCGATCTCCTCGGTGATCCCCAGTTCGTCCAGCGACCGCAGCGTCAGGTTCAGGCCGTTGAAGATCGCCGCGAATTCGCGTAGCTTGCCGGGGTTATGGGTGGCAATCAACAATTCGCGCATAAGCAGGAGTGTACGTCGGATAGCGGGAGTCTGTCAAGACAAAATGGTGTTCAATAGCGTTTACATTAACCGAACACGTTCGCGCCGCAGCGAGGCGCAAAGGGCTTCAAAAAGCGCCTTCTCTACTCCTACGTTCCTCTGCGCGCTCTGCGGTAAACGTACATGGCGTTCACATCTGCCGAATGCGCGTCCACTGCAAAGAGCATGGCGAGCGCCAGACCTGCGTGCTCCGCAGTCAGCTTGAACCCATACTTAACCATCCGCCTTTGAAGTTGACGTTCGCCTGACCCATCGGGTACAATCAGGCGGTTCTTCCGCCTCCAGATGGTGAGCGATGTCTCACCCCGACAACTGAGATCTATGAGCAAGGTGTCCATCGAAGGCGCAATCAGCGCCGCGCCAGCGACCAGCGTTGCGATGCTGCGCGAACTGGTGCGCGCGATGCGCCCGCGCCAGTGGGTCAAGAACGTCTTCGTCTTCGCGGCGCTGGCCTTTTCCGAAGAGCGACTCTGGCGCTTCTGGGACGCCGGGATAGGGCCGGCGCCGCTGCTGCGCGTGGTCGGCGCATTCGTGGCCTTTTGCCTGGCCGCGAGCGCGATCTATATCGTCAACGATCTGGTTGACATCGAGAAGGACCGCGCCCATCCGAAGAAGCGCCACCGGCCCTTCGCCTCGGGGCGCCTCAGTCCGACAGTCGGCATTATCGCCGCCACGGTGCTGATCGTCGCCGCCATACCCCTCGCCTATGTCGTCGGTGACGGCACGGCCTTTCTGGGAGTGCTGGCGGCCTATGTGGCGATCCAGGGCTTTCTCTACTCCTACTGGCTCAAGAACGTGGTCATTCTGGACATCCTCGTCCTGGCCGCGGGCTTCGTCTTGCGGGCAGTGGGCGGAGCGGTGGTGCTTAACGTGCTGATCACCCCCTGGCTGCTGCTCTGCATGCTGCTCCTGGCGCTCTTCCTGGGCATCGGCAAGCGCCGCCACGAGTTGATCCTGCTGGAGAACGGCGCGGGCGAGCACCGGCGCATCCTCGCCGAGTACTCGGTGCCTATGCTCGACCAGATGATGGCCATCGTCACCGCCAGCATCATCATGGCCTACAGCGTCACGGCCTTCCTCGCCCCCGTCGCGCCGCAGGAGCCGTACCCGATGCTGATGCTGACCATTCCGTTCGTTATCTACGCGATCTTTCGCTATCTCTATCTGATCTACATCCGTGGGGAGGGCGGCGCGCCTGACGAGTTGATCCTCAAGGATCCGCTGCTCGCCGGGAGCGTGGCGCTCTGGGGGTTGACCGTGCTCGGAGTGTTGCTGCTCTTTCCGAACTGAGCATACGCCCTGAAGGCGCGAAGATCGCGAGCACGGCGCACTGCCAGGCTGGAAATGCATGTACACCTTCGTAAAACTCGGCGGCTCGGTGATCACCGACAAGGCCGGACGCGAGGCCGCCGACCTTCCCGTGATTGCCCGGCTGGCCGCCGAAGTGGCCGCCGCTCTCCGCGCCCGCCCCGATCTGCGGCTGATCCTCGGTCACGGCAGCGGCTCATTCGGTCACCACTACGCTGCGCGCTATGGCGTCCACCGCGGCCTGCCGCGGGGCGGCGATTACACCGGCTTTGCCCTGACCGCCGCCGCCGCGCTGCGCCTTAATCGCATCGTGGTTGACGCGCTGCTCGAGGCCGGGGTGCCGGCCCTGTCGCTGCAACCCTCCGCCGCGTTGCAGGCCGCCAGCGGGCGCATCGCCGCCTGGGAGACCGCGCCTGTTGCCGAGGCCCTCGACCGCGGTCTGGTTCCCGTGGTTCACGGAGACGTGGCCTTTGATCGCCTCCAGGGCAGCGCGATCATCTCCACCGAGGCCCTGCTGGCCCACCTGGCCCTGGCGACTCCCCTGCGCCCGGCGCGCATCGTGCTCGTTGGCGAGGCCGCGGTCTACACCGCCGATCCCCGCGTCAATCCCGCTGCCGAACGGGTGCCGCTGATCACCGCTGCCAATCTCGACGCGGTGCTCCACGGCGCTGGCGGTTCCCATGCCGTGGATGTCACC
Proteins encoded in this window:
- a CDS encoding decaprenyl-phosphate phosphoribosyltransferase → MSKVSIEGAISAAPATSVAMLRELVRAMRPRQWVKNVFVFAALAFSEERLWRFWDAGIGPAPLLRVVGAFVAFCLAASAIYIVNDLVDIEKDRAHPKKRHRPFASGRLSPTVGIIAATVLIVAAIPLAYVVGDGTAFLGVLAAYVAIQGFLYSYWLKNVVILDILVLAAGFVLRAVGGAVVLNVLITPWLLLCMLLLALFLGIGKRRHELILLENGAGEHRRILAEYSVPMLDQMMAIVTASIIMAYSVTAFLAPVAPQEPYPMLMLTIPFVIYAIFRYLYLIYIRGEGGAPDELILKDPLLAGSVALWGLTVLGVLLLFPN
- a CDS encoding isopentenyl phosphate kinase, producing MYTFVKLGGSVITDKAGREAADLPVIARLAAEVAAALRARPDLRLILGHGSGSFGHHYAARYGVHRGLPRGGDYTGFALTAAAALRLNRIVVDALLEAGVPALSLQPSAALQAASGRIAAWETAPVAEALDRGLVPVVHGDVAFDRLQGSAIISTEALLAHLALATPLRPARIVLVGEAAVYTADPRVNPAAERVPLITAANLDAVLHGAGGSHAVDVTGGMRSKLELMWRLIEAIPELEVRLIGPDPGNLVAVLCGDEVDVGTTMRLS